The window AATGAGCTTCAAAGCTGAATCTAGTACCACTATTAAATATTTCGAAGTCCGCGACATCTAACATCCAAAGTCATTGCTACGCCTCAACAATAAGTAACATTGACGTACAGGCCAACAACTACTGGAAAACTAAAACTAAATAATTTCAACCGGTTAATTTAATTTCACGACTAACATTTTTCCCTGTCCAATCATTAGTGACAATATTCTATATAGTCAACCTGAGAATCATTAGACGTGGTTAGCACAAGAATTCAAGCCAGAAAAAAAATGGGGTCCCGTGTTTTAGACGTGTTTGGGTACATGTAAGATCCCAAAAGATAAGTTGTGAAATGTACAGTTAAGTTTCGGGACAAGTCTATCAAAAAGCTGGAGCAGAAGTACACAAGTGAATCCAACCCATAACATAGCATAGCTTAGCTCCGTAGGCTTAAGCGAATGAGTTAAAAGATCTCGGCAGAGCCGCACTGCTCAGGACATCAAATCTTATTAGCGTCATCTTCTAATCAAGTCCtcaaacacatatatacacacacataatgcACGCAGATATACTATTTAAAAATACGAGTCAGTGATTCAGAAGTGCCTTGAGCCCCCAAAACCCAGAACAGATATGTATTGTTAACTCCCATCTGTAATCGTTTCCTCTACGAGTCACTTCAAATTTCCTTATCGGACTCGCTCTGCCGTTCAAATATTTATGTTCACTGTGAACCATCGTACTTATTCTTTCTGTTTTGGACATAGTCTTAAAAAGACAACTCACGAAACTTTCTTTCACTTTAACTTTAGAAAACATTTCAAATTTACTTTGAATTATAGAGGCGTTCAATTCAGTCAAACTGATTTACAGGTTCAACAATATATATGCACTGCTCATCTGCATTTATACCATTGTATGGTCAGCTTGCAGACAATATTTTCACAAGTCCTCAATGAAGATACACTTGTACTGCATGATACTACAAGTGATTTTAAACAAGCCCCGTGCAGCTTCCATTATTTTTACAAGATTCCAGCGAAAGAATATTTCATTATGAAAGCCAACTAAAAGAATGTTAATATTACAATAAATTCAACTGAAGAATTCCTTTATATATGCAATTATCTTAACTGCAGTAAATTCACAACAATTAACACGGCCTGCTACCATTTAGGTCGCTTGTTTAACCAGAACACTTTGGACACCAAAAGGGAACcagataaaattatttttttcatatgatACCTGCTAATACCTTCATTTCCATATGTAATGGGGAATGTGACCACGTCTCACGTCAAAATTAGCAGCCGTAATATGTACTCGGTACGGCTCACATTAAATTTGACAGTCGGATATCTGTACTTCTACGGGAGGTACAAAAAGGATTATGTTCCGGTGATTTTGGCATACTTAGTCTACCATCTGATCAGAAGACATTTGACCAAAAATATCTGGACATGATTCCCAGTTGCCTTGCTTTCTAGCTTCCCAGTACCCACCAATATACTGGTAAGTATCGCTTCCTTTACCCTTGGCAAACCATTGTGGCATCCAACCCCTCTCCTGCATTTTACGTGCCTAAATTCCAAAGAAACAATCTTATATCAGTAGGGATACTTAGCAAGTGATTCACATTAAAAatgaaagcaaaaaaaaaaaaaaaaccagagTTGGCAGGATGAGGTGCAAACTGCAAACAGGATAATCAAAAAGGCCGATGTGACTTGGAACATGATATACATAACTTGTTTTGGGAGCCTAATTTACAATACAATGCAGTAATTTTTACACTATACAATCACAAGGTCAcagcaaaataattttttttcacatgGATAGTAAGCTGTTTAAACCATGGCATCAAGCCATAGAACATCACGTCTGATTTACTAATGAAGACATTGGTTTTTTACACCATACAATCACATGGTCGCAGcaagatatatattttcaaatagatAGTATTAAAGCTGTTTAAACCATCAAAGCAGGCAACACATGACCCTGAAGTCAACTCCTTGCTGCGTTTTGAACTCAACTTGAGACGCTGCAACTCAATACACAACAATTGCAAGAACACTCATGAACCGTAGTTTCTTTACAAGTTAACCAACATGGCACTTATATTTTTCGGTTTGCCTCAACTTTAATCTTTCTTCATATAGCTCatcttcaaattcatttaaaaagATTTACAAGTGAATCAGTAATACGATTATAGGAATCTTCCATTGACTTGAAGTAGTTACAAAGTAGAGCAAAATTGTTGTGAATATGACATCTGAGTAATTTCGACAATCAATGATCAACATTATTGATTAAACATTACATAACAGAGAAATACTAAAGCAATGTGATAATGTAATACTAAAATCCCCTCTCAATATGATAAACCATTGACAATGAGAGGTcaagtaaatatgaaatttggCATGCACTTGAAAACTATGTAAACTCTAAAATATGTCAATTTAATTTTACCTGCCGTTGCCGCTGCTCCAGTCTCAGCTTTTCAGAATTTGCCATTTCAAATTCCCCATTTTCCAAGCATCTCTGATCAGGTCTTAGCCTTGAATCTGTTGGTGGCAACTGGGCCTGAGGTTAAAAAAAGGTTAGTGATGCATGAAAAAGTATCTGCAGATTTTCTCAGAGATTTAGAATATGCTTGTGCACATTGGAAGAACATGCTTTGCAAGCATCCCTTTGGGTATGTAATCTCCCTATTTGGGATGTACACCTTCTACATTACAAAGCTATAAATTCGAATTAGGAACCTAAGCATCACTTGAAAGTTGAAACAGTGTGAACATATATTTACCCTCAATCCAGGGGTGATCTCATTTAGTGTGATAGCAAAGCGTGACAAGTTATATCTAGTAGGGAACTTAGGAGGTTTGCTCCGCTTCCAAAGCAGATGAGCTTCTGATTGATCAAATCCCTTTCCTTTACCAGAGAAGTCTCCATCTACATAATGCATGCTCTCATCCCACTTCCCAAACAAAGTAGCAACCGTCTTTCCATTCTTATCTTGCACAATGCCTTGCACCTGCAAAACAATCAATTCCCATTTTACTATGtatgtttaaactttaaacatCACAAATGCCTATATCTGTGGATCAAACAGGTAGCAatatacaaaaagaaaaagaaaaagaagcaaaGGTAATAGAAGCAAAGGGAGGGAGGGACCTGATGAGGATTCCGTTCTATAATCGACTGTTCCTTAAATTTAAGCTTGCATGAATAGTTACTACTTCCCTGTATCCGCATTGTGCCATAGTGATCAACATACAGCTTCCCCAATATAAGATTGTATATAGATGTTGTGACCTGACAAGATGTAGTTTGTCAGTACAAGAACATAAAAAACAGAACATATGAACCATTTGACTAGTACCTTACTCCACTGAAGAACTTCACCATCATCAAATTCCAGTGTCAATATGCCAACAGGATCGAGCTGAATTGAGCGACCCCAAAATTTGCTTTTCAAATTGCTATCTCCCCAAAATTTCCAGCCTGTACCCTCACAGTGACATGCTACAATCATGGGATGGTGACTAACCTATGTGACCAATTATATAGTCAATACATagctttaaatatataatttagtatGAAAGAGCAAGTCAGAATTattctctctatctctctgtTTCCCCAGAATCAAACGAATCATAGAAAGAACAGCAATAAGAAGTGCCTACTTATATCTCCTTGTTTTAATTCATTTATAGTACTATCCTTCAAATCATGTAATTCTAACACATAACGATAGCTATTAGCTCCTCAATCATCCCTTGGACGTACCAAAGAATGTGGTTTAACTCCTATCAAATAAACTAGGACACGCAAAGTAAACTCCACAACAATTAAAGCTGTAATGTCTAACCTTCTCAGAGAAAAAACGTAAACCTTTATCAGGAAAGTCAGCCTCATATGTCTCCCCCAGTAGTGGATTAAATGGTTTGCAATTCCTTCCCTCGGTAGAAGCATAACCAGAAACTGCAAATGCTGCTACATTCAAGATCCTCATAAGGCTATTACCCTGACAGGGAAACAACAAGAATGAATATCCAGAAAGGAGAATTCGTTTAAAACCTATAGACCCAAGTCGAATTATATACTTCactaaaattcaataaaagtaAATTTCTATActtcattaaaatttaataagaaatgtTAACTCAAGCTTATAACAAAATGGAATATGGATTTTTATGCAGATTACATTTGTCCAACATAATAATAACAGGGAAACAATAGTTAGCTGCCCAGATGCAtcaaataataatcataaaagcAACAGGAACAATAAAACAccaaaactttattttaattatatcatgCACCAATGAGACGAGCTGAAGGCAATCACGGAGTGAAAAACTTATAGTAACAGGTTAAAAAACAAGTAAATTTGACCAATTTGTTACATTGTTAGAATGATTACTTATCAACAATACCCACTTGCTTTTAAGATTTATGTCCTTGATCATGTCTGCTTTCATATCCGGGCTCACTAACACAGACAAATACTCAAATACTGAATGCTGTTCTGGTTGTTGAATATGTTCTTAGATTGTCTTAAAGGATAAAATCATGCCTGTGATGACTTGGTACTTGCTGCAGTAGAAAAACTCAGAAGCTGCTCATTACATTTTTTCGTAAAAACTACCCAAACTTTTGCAACAATTATTAGATTAGACTAGGAGAAATAATAGACACCGCAATAATTGAAAAAGTAAGATAATTATCATCGTTAGAACATCTCCAATGgtgttttctaaaataataatcagctaaaatttgctgaacctgtaaagTGTTGTACAATGTACTCCAATGGAGTTGTCTATAGcttaatatagtattttattagtatttttcaagttgttataaaaagattaattacTTATTGTAATAGATGATGTTGAATTTTGCTACAGGtctctagatattcaaaatatatagcGAATACTGTATAATGGATGCATCAACACTAAAGACATGTATGATGATGTACCTTTATATCTCTTTGTAATCATACTTGTTTGAACATATAAGCAACTTTTAGTGCCAACGATTAGAACAAATTTTGGTAAGAAAGGTGCCAAAAGTATTATTAAAGACGGAGAGGATAAAATATTAGCACCTATAATGATTTAGAGATATTGGCACCAAGGTTGGCACCCCACTGGAGATGCTCCAAGGAGAGTTAAGaaccatttttaaaaataaaaatgatcaaGAGAATCATAAGCAGGCTTGATTGCTTAGAAGCCATTTAAATGCATTGGCTTCCACTCTTTTAACCATTGGAGCAAATCCGATAAATTAGTAGATTATCAGAAATATTCTCAGCAATATATGATGTGTTTGGAAAGAGTTGAGTGAACAACAACAAAGCTCGTAAAGAATACATACCCTTTTGCCCCATTCATACGCTCGATCAAGAAGATATGAATACTCAAGATCTTCATAGCACTTTTGCAGAGAAGACAGTGGTTCGTTAAAGTACACTGGAAGACAAACTTTGGTGAGATCTTTTCCAATATTGTCTTTAATCATCGACCACAGACTTACGCTCTTTTCTTTTTCAACTGGATCAGGCAATTTCTTACGACGTTTAACTTTTGGAAAGGTAGCACCAACAGACCTAATTGAAGGGTCAACTCCGTCCCCCAACTCTGAACTAATTTCTTCATCTGATGAAAAAGATGATGTTCGATAATCCGACCCACTGCTTCTAAATGAATTTGATGATAGAAAATCTCGAGTGTCGAAGAAGGCATTATCCTCCTCATCTGTCTCTTCCTCCACAGTGTCTACTCTTTCATTATCATCTTCAGATCCACTTGCACTTGCCTCTGTTTAAAAAAAGGGTTCAAGAAAACATGTGCAGACAAAAAACATGCTGCATCTTGTATGTAACCAAATAAAGAAATTacattacaaattttattttccaaCTGTTCCTATTATGATCGAAGTTATACACCATGCATATATTACTGAACCATTATTTGCATTCATAAAAATTTTCTATTAACGAAATAAGTATCAGTCGCAAACTATATCATTATTAAACATTAATCCTTTAACTCACAGGCCCTACAGCTGTACATACTACACAGGTCTCTTTGGCCAAAACTAATTAGAACTTTATGATCTATTAAAGGGCTATAATATAGAATATTGTGGAGTATATCCAACtataaaataattcaagaaagtttttatttaaaaataacacaatCCATTAAAGAATTAAACAGTTCCTAAATCCTTATAATCATATATAGACTAATTCTGTCTACAAGCAACTGACTGTTAATGGAAAGTAATAATCGAAAAAATTCTAGGACACTTGATGCTTATGACATCACAAAAATAGAAGTATATTCTCTGCTGCCTAGAACAAATTCAAAATAGGGTTGCACACTATGtggtaattttttaaaaatagttattATAAGATGATCTTGATGTCTGTCACCATCACACCATGTCATCATCTCTATTGCTTGAAAAGTTATTTGTGGCACCAAATGATAAGAAAAAAGTTGTACACCCTCGATATCCATCACAGAGACGTTATTTGATTGGACAAAATGTTATATATTTAGGTGACATCCTGGCCCTGTACAATTATACTGGCTTtagaaattcataaaaatgaaacttTGCTGAAGTTTGTTTCTTGATATGCAATCTTACCACTGTATTTCCCAAGTGTCGATCTAGAGGACTGCCCAACCTCTTTCAATTGCCTTTGACTCTCATCAACTACTGTGTTTTCCAGATCAACCTTCTCAGTCTATAAAACACAACAGATTCAAATGATGAGCTTTATAGCAATTCCTGAATATAAAAACTTATTAGAGTAAAAGTAGTCAAAGAAACAATTCATTGTATTTGATCTAGAGGTTACGGAGAGTGGGGTAAATGCCAGGGAACAAGTTTGCAGATgaaacacatataatataaaaacttcttTTTTAGTATAAGAAGTTACTTGCTTATAAACTACAAAGAGAAAACAGAAGTAAACTTATAACAACTTCCATAATGTAAGAACTCCGAGTGTGACAACTGGTAAGATGCAAGCTGAGGAACTACTTAAACAGAAGCAGAAGAGGGGCAGAGCACAAAAGGAGGTAACTGAAGTCCGCTACACATATTTGTCCAGCCAGAAATAGTTCAAGCAATAACTTATAAAACTATATGCAGAATGCTCTCTGTTATTTTAAGAGAATATTAACTTATTCACTAAATTATTTAGCACCATGGCAAAggcatttcaatttcaaactagAAACCACCAGTAACTTAGTTCCCCTATTCAATGAATAGATAATGCCAGCTGCAGTGTTAgcttacaaaatatattattaacttaTCTCTTGAGAAATTTCACATGTGCACCCACACTGAAGTATCCTACAGTCTGGAGGATTGCAAAAAATCCTTGTATAATGAATCAATACAGCATTACCGCATTACTTTGGTTATCAAATGAATTGCATCAACTAATGACAATATCTCTTCAGGGCTTAAATTATGTGACAATCAAGTGCTCATTTCTAATACTAATACGACTATATTATGTTGCCTAGGTACTTCTCAGCAATTTTCACTGCCGCACAAGAAATTCCATCTCTTATAACAAACACAAAGATGTACTTTACTGTTATTTTTAACTTCAGACACTATTTCTTACTCCACTAAAAATCTAACTGTTACCGCAAATTTGCAATGTAGTACTAACTCCAACCATCCACATCTTCCATGTTCATTATTttctcatatatttataatttataataagctACTACATATGAGCTATTGACAACACTGTCCCCATCCAATAAAAAGAGCGGGAGGATCAAATCCCATCAAGAACAGAATGGACCAATGTTACATACAGAATTTACTGTCAAGTTTTACCTACTCACGAGGTAATATCCTGTTGTTAATTCTAATACTCCACGTATAGatttcaagaaaaaaatattcaacTACTTACAGGATTAACATAAGATTACATTGTGCTAGAATTAAACAATAAAGGACATAAACAATGCTAGTGTGGTTGTACACTGTTTCAAACTTATTTATTATGTAtagattttaatttgaaaaaatatgtaaGCTTTACatattattagttattacaCAGAGAGAGAAGTCGGCCCAACTATGCATCCGCATGTACACAACTATGCATCCACATGTACACAACTATGAAAGCATCCGCATGCAGTCTGTTTGCTGAGTTTTTAACGTACATAATCCGAAAATTGTTATAATGAATTACAATAATGAGGATTAAAaagaatgtgtgtgtgtgtgtgtgtgtattaaaaTCAAGGATCACATACATAGTAGTAGGAAATCACACAGAAACCTATCACAAAGGACATTAAGCAGCGAACCTAGAGCATTGTAGTTTCTCTTCAATCTAACACAAGCTTTTATTTTACTTGGTACTTTTCGATTAACCATTTCTTTTTGGCAAAATAAGTTTCCACTTCACTAAAAAATAGAACTTATTTTACTTCTCCTCAGAACTTAGAACATTAGGTCTTACTTAGGGATCTCATATTTGCTGCAATTTGTTTTGTATGTCAAACAACATTTTAAGAAAGCCTAATAGTTGTTTTTTGGTTAAAGAAAGAACATCTACTAGTACAAGGTCAACAAAATTTCACAGATAACTTTTATAAGaacaatgaaaatataattttaataaagtaTACACGGTAGTCAGGTACTTATGAAATTTAAAAGCTAACCATACAAAGGTCTATACAAATAGGTTTAATAATCATACAATGATCTAAAAGTCTACTTCATAAGCTTATGGAACACTTATTAGGTAAAACCCAACAATTAAGATATTAGATATTTGCTATTCACACAATGCTGCTGCAGAACAAATTATCAAGGGATGACTGAACAGTAGGTTACAAACCATTCTGTCCAGGAGATACTGAAGAGAAATTATGATATTGAACAGCATAATTGTTTTAGTAGTCATTATGTGTACCTCTAAATGTCGCAGTGTGTCGATCAATAGCCAATGCTGCTGCCGCACAAGAATAAGTTGATTCTGCAGGGATGCAAACTCATTCCTCATTATTTGTTCACTATCCTGGATAGCTGCCTCACTTACACACTCTTCCAACAGACGCTGCCGTAACTTCTCTGTTGAAACAGCAATATTATCTATGGGAGCCATTAAGTCGCCATTGGACATTCGAGGGAACATGCCTTTCACAGCATGCAATGCTTCAAGCCATTGCTGGCGATCCTCTTGTGTTTCTGCTCTCATGTGCAGCCTCTTCGTTCCCGTAAAAATAGAAAACCTTTTATCATCTGACCTGCTTTCTCGAATTGAAGAAACCTGTAACATACGAAATAAATGACAAATGCACAACACCTCAAATGCAATAGTTACGCAGAAAGTATTCATACGAATATCCTTCTATACAACATAGAAGACATCGACATAAAAATTCATCACCCCTCTAATCTTGTAGCAGATAAAACTGTCATGAAAAGAAAACCAGTAATTCAATTCAAAAAACTCAGGctatatatatacaacaaaCACCTCCACTGGAACTCACAAACATCACAACACACAAGCAAACACACATTAGTGTCTAAACACAGCCACTTATGAGACCGCTGTCAACatataactaataattaaaatgtaggtatatgaattttttttgaacacAGAAACCCGGAGTCCGGACTCGAAAGCTAAACCATACATATACTCAATCATGCAAAATAAGACCACAAAACTTGTATTTTGTCACAACACATTCAACAAAAAAACAATCTACATACAAAACATGAATCATACTCATCTTTcaggaaaaaataaataaatcaaacctTGAGATGAACTTCACCAACAGGAGTATTAGTATGCCTACTACTGCCAACAGCATTAACAACACTTCTACTTTTGGGAATCCTCTTGTGCGAATCCTCTCCGATAATTTTAAATCCCTTGACACTCTCAGAATCAATCACAATCTTATCGGGTCCATGAATCTTATAATAAGAAACGACACCGTCTTGCAGCACAAACCATCTCGGCCTCCATCCTTTGCCATAATTCACCCACTTGTGCAGCACTCCACATATCCCGTTCCCCACGaaaatatcattgattttcGCATCTATATGATTATTCGAATCCGAATTGGTGTTGATGTGGCTGTGTACTTGGTTGCTCGAGTTCCTGATCGGGTCGGATCTACCCGAATTCGACGACGCCGGCATCGCCGCCGTGGTTGTAATCGCCGCGAAAGTTATTTGATTGCGAAACGACGATCCACAACAGAACGGATTATGCATAATCGGGAGATGACGTGGCGGTGATCATTGGATTGCGTGTCGGCGATGATCAGATTTCATtatgtgagagagagagagagagggagagagatgagagagatgaTTAAATTGGTGAGAATACAGGTAGAAAATCGGTTAGGGATTAGTTTTAGATATGGATGTGTATACGTCGACGTAAGTGTATGTATAGGTTTAGAGAGAGAATATAGGAGGCGTCGGAGATTGAAATCCCGGTGACAGAGGAGATGAGAGAAGTGGAGTAAGAAATGTGTTGGAATACAACAAAGTTTATATACGAGTCCGCTTTGTATCTATTCGATtcttttttaaaagatttgagCGACTCAATTCTCAAATGATTTTCATATGATTATGATTTTCATATGATTCTGGAATTTTCGAATTTATcatgtttttataaattatttcagtttaattaatatgcatgaaatgatattttgatgaaatttatatttgtatgttAAATACTTTTTCCCAAAAAAACACCGTTCATTTTCAATAGTTCACTATTACGACGAGAGAATAAAAAAACATAGGGGTCGTTtgggtaaatttaaaataagtacttatcacttaaagtaaataagtggagtagaagttaaaaacaaattaagacttataagtggttaaaatgtttgagaaataagtagaagtcctggaACAAAAGTTGGCAttcttagctttttataagtgcttcttggttttttatacaaacagtacgaataagtgtttctaacttataaacccagaagccTGGCTTTTAAGCCCTCCCAAACACCCCCATGATGAGGCCGTTTGGGTGggtttaaaataagtattttttgcttaaagtaaaaaaatgaagatgaggccgtttgggtgggtttaaaataagtattttttgcttaaagtaaaaaaatgaagtagaagtcagaagcaagttaagacgtataagtgattaaactgtttgggaaataagtaaaagtcgtgaaacaaaagttagctggtaatctatataataaatttcataaaattattattaattaattgttagtttatatagagataaatattcaagtcattattattatattaaaataatatatataataatttatatgatgaAAAATTATTGCTTTTAAGATACAATCGCAACAGCttataaattaacaaatatcagttaattttagtatttttattttgtatacaaaattatattaaggaAAAGTAATGGAAACCCATCCAAATATAACTATTACTCAAATATAACTATTAGTCTATTACTCAAATTGCGGATATTGCAACTCGTGTTTGGTGTGGCTTAAGATATAACGCCGCCGCCACCGGTGACAGATAAAATTGAAAAGATATGCCGAGAAATATTCGATTATGAGCCCTGTTGCAAAACCAGTCATTTGAATAATGTAGCTAGTTCGAAATTATTAGCTGATTTTTTACTGGATTTGTTACAGATTTTTATTATTGCAAAATAAATAGAATTacgaataatattttaagatatcATTATTATCTGTCCAAAATTCTATTTTGCTGTAGACTTTGCTGTATGATTCTATTTTGATGGAATGAATTCTCTTTtgccttcaaaaaaaaaaaagatatcatTATTATCTGTCCAAAATTCTAAAAgtttctataattttattttactacCTTTGTAAGTTGTCCATATTTTAGTGTGCTCTTCCGAATccgttttgttattttatttttattttattgaataaaagaATATAGTTTATCCGCATAATTGTATTTATGCATGTGTTAGAGAATATAGAACCTTCTTAACTTTTGTAGTTTCAGCTCATTCTTAATATGCATTTCGTGGATATCTTAATAACAACTGTTATTTAACATAATAATTTAGCTATAATTGAATGC of the Daucus carota subsp. sativus chromosome 4, DH1 v3.0, whole genome shotgun sequence genome contains:
- the LOC108218826 gene encoding oxysterol-binding protein-related protein 1C, whose amino-acid sequence is MHNPFCCGSSFRNQITFAAITTTAAMPASSNSGRSDPIRNSSNQVHSHINTNSDSNNHIDAKINDIFVGNGICGVLHKWVNYGKGWRPRWFVLQDGVVSYYKIHGPDKIVIDSESVKGFKIIGEDSHKRIPKSRSVVNAVGSSRHTNTPVGEVHLKVSSIRESRSDDKRFSIFTGTKRLHMRAETQEDRQQWLEALHAVKGMFPRMSNGDLMAPIDNIAVSTEKLRQRLLEECVSEAAIQDSEQIMRNEFASLQNQLILVRQQHWLLIDTLRHLETEKVDLENTVVDESQRQLKEVGQSSRSTLGKYSEASASGSEDDNERVDTVEEETDEEDNAFFDTRDFLSSNSFRSSGSDYRTSSFSSDEEISSELGDGVDPSIRSVGATFPKVKRRKKLPDPVEKEKSVSLWSMIKDNIGKDLTKVCLPVYFNEPLSSLQKCYEDLEYSYLLDRAYEWGKRGNSLMRILNVAAFAVSGYASTEGRNCKPFNPLLGETYEADFPDKGLRFFSEKVSHHPMIVACHCEGTGWKFWGDSNLKSKFWGRSIQLDPVGILTLEFDDGEVLQWSKVTTSIYNLILGKLYVDHYGTMRIQGSSNYSCKLKFKEQSIIERNPHQVQGIVQDKNGKTVATLFGKWDESMHYVDGDFSGKGKGFDQSEAHLLWKRSKPPKFPTRYNLSRFAITLNEITPGLRAQLPPTDSRLRPDQRCLENGEFEMANSEKLRLEQRQRQARKMQERGWMPQWFAKGKGSDTYQYIGGYWEARKQGNWESCPDIFGQMSSDQMVD